One window of the Corynebacterium glutamicum ATCC 13032 genome contains the following:
- the der gene encoding ribosome biogenesis GTPase Der — MPGEEDDTVFVYHTHKGEMDVEGAFADEEELAPHGGWASADFDPAEFGYEDSDDDFDAEDFDETEFSNPDFGEDYSDEDWEEIETAFGFDPSHLEEALCTVAIVGRPNVGKSTLVNRFIGRREAVVEDFPGVTRDRISYISDWGGHRFWVQDTGGWDPNVKGIHASIAQQAEVAMSTADVIVFVVDTKVGITETDSVMAAKLLRSEVPVILVANKFDSDSQWADMAEFYSLGLGDPYPVSAQHGRGGADVLDKVLELFPEEPRSKSIVEGPRRVALVGKPNVGKSSLLNKFAGETRSVVDNVAGTTVDPVDSLIQLDQKLWKFVDTAGLRKKVKTASGHEYYASLRTHGAIDAAELCVLLIDSSEPITEQDQRVLAMITDAGKALVIAFNKWDLMDEDRRIDLDRELDLQLAHVPWAKRINISAKTGRALQRLEPAMLEALDNWDRRISTGQLNTWLREAIAANPPPMRGGRLPRVLFATQASTQPPVIVLFTTGFLEAGYRRYLERKFRERFGFEGTPVRIAVRVRERRGKGGNKQ, encoded by the coding sequence ATGCCTGGTGAAGAGGACGACACCGTATTCGTCTACCACACCCACAAAGGCGAAATGGACGTCGAAGGTGCGTTTGCTGACGAAGAAGAACTAGCACCACACGGCGGTTGGGCTTCCGCAGATTTCGACCCAGCAGAATTCGGCTACGAAGACTCTGACGATGACTTCGATGCAGAGGACTTTGACGAAACAGAGTTCTCCAACCCTGATTTCGGCGAAGACTACTCTGATGAAGACTGGGAAGAAATCGAGACCGCATTCGGATTCGACCCAAGCCACCTTGAAGAAGCTCTCTGCACGGTCGCTATCGTCGGACGCCCAAATGTTGGTAAATCAACCTTGGTGAACCGCTTTATTGGACGTCGAGAAGCAGTCGTGGAAGATTTCCCCGGCGTAACCCGTGACCGCATCTCCTACATCTCTGACTGGGGTGGACACCGTTTCTGGGTTCAGGACACAGGCGGATGGGATCCTAACGTCAAGGGCATCCACGCATCGATCGCACAGCAAGCAGAAGTTGCTATGAGCACTGCCGATGTCATCGTATTCGTCGTGGACACCAAGGTGGGCATCACCGAAACTGACTCAGTGATGGCAGCAAAACTGTTGCGCTCGGAAGTGCCAGTGATCTTGGTTGCGAACAAATTCGACTCCGACAGCCAGTGGGCTGACATGGCTGAGTTCTACAGCCTCGGCCTTGGCGATCCATACCCAGTTTCAGCCCAGCATGGACGTGGTGGCGCTGACGTTTTGGACAAAGTCCTTGAACTCTTCCCAGAAGAGCCTCGCTCCAAGTCCATCGTGGAAGGCCCTCGTCGTGTCGCCCTTGTGGGTAAGCCAAACGTGGGTAAGTCTTCACTGCTCAACAAGTTTGCTGGCGAGACCCGCTCTGTCGTGGACAATGTTGCAGGAACCACCGTTGACCCCGTTGACTCCCTGATTCAGCTGGATCAAAAACTGTGGAAATTCGTGGATACTGCTGGTCTTCGCAAAAAGGTCAAGACTGCATCTGGCCACGAGTACTACGCATCACTGCGTACCCACGGTGCCATCGATGCAGCTGAGCTGTGTGTTTTGCTTATCGATTCCTCCGAACCCATCACCGAGCAGGATCAGCGCGTGCTCGCAATGATCACCGATGCCGGTAAGGCACTGGTTATTGCGTTCAACAAGTGGGATCTCATGGATGAAGATCGCCGCATCGATTTGGATCGCGAACTTGATCTCCAGTTGGCACACGTGCCTTGGGCAAAGCGCATCAACATCTCCGCCAAAACCGGTCGTGCACTGCAGCGCCTCGAGCCAGCAATGTTGGAAGCGCTCGACAACTGGGATCGCCGTATCTCCACTGGTCAGCTGAACACCTGGCTGCGTGAAGCAATTGCTGCGAACCCACCACCAATGCGTGGCGGACGTTTGCCTCGAGTGCTGTTTGCCACCCAGGCATCTACTCAGCCACCAGTGATCGTACTGTTCACCACCGGCTTCCTCGAAGCAGGTTACCGACGATACCTGGAGCGCAAGTTCCGTGAACGTTTCGGCTTTGAAGGCACTCCAGTGCGAATCGCTGTGCGTGTTCGCGAGCGCCGCGGCAAGGGCGGAAACAAGCAGTAA
- a CDS encoding pentapeptide repeat-containing protein, with the protein MASPRRPQVAAPRIKELRLTGLDNADPQDIESNEQIESCRFNEAELSERDLSGAGFIECEFLGLEAHETELRRAQFVETRIERANAPSFKAARSIWRNATISDSRFGAVEMYEATVQALKISDSKLSFVNLRGASLRDVLFENCVIDELDLGQARAERIAFKDCTVHSLTFDHAVLSNVDLRGLDIERISGVESMSGTVISSLQAADLSGAFARHLGITVND; encoded by the coding sequence ATGGCATCACCGCGCCGCCCACAGGTTGCAGCACCACGCATCAAAGAACTTCGCCTAACAGGCCTTGACAACGCTGACCCTCAAGACATCGAATCGAATGAGCAGATAGAGTCATGCCGTTTTAACGAGGCCGAGCTTTCCGAACGCGATCTTTCTGGTGCTGGTTTCATTGAATGTGAATTCCTTGGGCTGGAAGCACACGAAACCGAGCTACGCCGGGCTCAATTCGTGGAAACACGCATCGAAAGAGCCAATGCTCCATCTTTTAAGGCAGCCCGCTCCATCTGGCGCAACGCAACGATTTCCGACTCCCGCTTTGGTGCCGTCGAAATGTATGAAGCAACCGTCCAAGCTTTGAAAATCTCTGATTCTAAGCTGTCGTTTGTCAATCTGCGGGGTGCATCGTTACGGGATGTGCTCTTTGAGAACTGTGTCATCGACGAGCTTGATCTTGGCCAAGCCAGAGCAGAACGCATCGCTTTTAAAGACTGCACGGTGCATTCGCTCACCTTTGATCATGCCGTGCTCAGCAATGTGGATCTTCGCGGTTTAGATATCGAGCGCATCAGTGGCGTGGAGTCCATGTCCGGAACCGTGATCTCATCCCTGCAGGCTGCTGACCTGTCGGGAGCATTTGCACGGCATTTAGGAATTACTGTAAACGATTAG
- the cmk gene encoding (d)CMP kinase, whose translation MTEISNMPAGGLIVAIDGPSGTGKSTTSRALATRLSAKYLDTGAMYRVATLHVLNQGIDPADSAAVIAATAVLPLSISDDPASTEVLLAGVDVQKDIRGPEVTQNVSAVSAIPEVRENLVALQRALAAKAHRCVVEGRDIGTAVLVDAPIKAFLTASAEVRAQRRFDQDTAAGRDVDFDAVLADVVRRDELDSTRAASPLKPADDAHIVDTSDMTMDQVLDHLIHLVEASAERSNQ comes from the coding sequence GTGACGGAAATTTCCAACATGCCTGCCGGTGGCCTCATCGTAGCCATCGACGGGCCGTCTGGCACCGGAAAATCCACCACATCCCGCGCGCTCGCAACCCGTCTCTCGGCCAAGTACCTAGATACTGGTGCGATGTACCGCGTCGCAACGCTTCATGTGCTTAACCAGGGGATTGACCCTGCAGATAGCGCAGCCGTGATCGCTGCAACCGCTGTATTGCCGTTGTCGATTTCTGACGATCCCGCCTCCACTGAGGTGTTGCTCGCGGGCGTCGATGTGCAAAAGGACATCCGCGGACCAGAAGTCACCCAAAATGTCTCCGCAGTGTCCGCGATCCCTGAGGTTCGTGAAAACTTGGTGGCGTTGCAGCGCGCACTCGCCGCCAAAGCACATCGCTGCGTCGTCGAAGGCAGAGACATCGGAACGGCAGTGCTTGTCGACGCGCCCATCAAGGCGTTTCTCACCGCCTCAGCGGAAGTCCGCGCCCAGCGACGCTTTGACCAAGACACCGCAGCAGGTCGCGACGTAGATTTCGACGCTGTGCTGGCAGATGTTGTTCGCCGCGATGAACTAGATTCCACCCGTGCCGCCTCACCGCTGAAACCAGCAGATGATGCACACATCGTGGACACCTCTGATATGACCATGGATCAAGTACTTGATCACCTCATCCACCTAGTGGAAGCCTCCGCTGAAAGGAGCAACCAGTGA
- the zupT gene encoding zinc transporter ZupT — protein MDTSTVLFAFGLTLFAGLATGIGGLIAVARKTVTEGFLAGSLGFSVGVMLYVSFVEILPGAFDELTSVWGEKGGSWAAVIGFFGGIALIAIIDRLVPTAINPHEPSTVGGAVEGFERRNRMMKMGVLTALAIAIHNFPEGFATFLAGLSDPMIAIPVAVAIAIHNIPEGIAVAVPLREATGSRRKALGWATLSGLAEPAGALIGFLLLMPFIGPEALGLCFAAVAGVMVFISVDELLPTAISSGKHHTAIYGLIAGMAVMAISLLLFI, from the coding sequence ATGGATACCTCGACTGTGTTGTTCGCATTTGGACTCACCCTATTTGCCGGTCTTGCCACCGGCATCGGCGGTCTCATCGCCGTAGCGCGCAAAACCGTCACCGAAGGATTCCTCGCAGGATCACTCGGCTTCTCTGTCGGCGTGATGCTGTACGTATCCTTTGTGGAAATTCTACCCGGCGCCTTTGATGAATTAACCAGTGTTTGGGGAGAAAAAGGCGGAAGTTGGGCCGCTGTTATCGGCTTCTTCGGTGGCATCGCGCTGATCGCCATCATCGACCGCTTAGTCCCCACGGCGATTAACCCCCACGAGCCCTCCACCGTGGGAGGCGCCGTTGAAGGATTCGAGCGCCGCAACCGCATGATGAAAATGGGTGTGCTCACTGCGCTGGCCATCGCGATCCACAACTTTCCCGAAGGTTTCGCTACATTCTTGGCCGGATTGTCCGATCCAATGATCGCGATCCCTGTGGCCGTGGCAATTGCCATTCACAATATTCCAGAGGGCATTGCGGTGGCGGTGCCACTGAGGGAAGCTACAGGGTCACGTCGAAAAGCATTAGGTTGGGCGACCCTCTCCGGCCTTGCTGAGCCCGCCGGCGCCCTCATCGGATTCCTGCTGCTCATGCCCTTTATCGGACCAGAAGCACTCGGCCTGTGCTTCGCCGCAGTTGCCGGCGTGATGGTGTTCATCAGCGTCGATGAACTACTGCCCACTGCCATCTCCAGCGGCAAACACCACACCGCCATCTACGGACTCATCGCTGGCATGGCAGTCATGGCGATCAGCCTGCTGCTGTTTATCTAG
- a CDS encoding ABC transporter transmembrane domain-containing protein: MQQTKSTPLDRYKNLPGPGARPSKMPALDAKLWTLKVALSQRPWSFVASAGMAASFICNGLTPVIVGKAVDEAIGTSDLQRLWFWIAMLAVLFLTAMTVNWIARYMLVRSQQLVSHDLRMLVTDRIQDPRGFAGKERTAGGLLSIASSDTQRVGDIVMMTVFPVAELASIIYGAVVMYSINPWLSVAVLIGGPLLVVVAIQVSKPLQKRSGARQQAVAQAAATATDVVQGLRILKGLGAIVTVRRRYEAISGEAYRKTVHADAAEARLNGVTDAAGAIFVSALGIGAGFLALQGQMSIGDLITVVGLTQFLIMPMTMLGRNVASRWASAEASAKRIRGVLGADFERVSAHDADKAEEIIQQLAKGLTVIRGTDEQLVEVLEQLPRTRVIVAPHAADLFDQSVRDNVHPVAEVAEKAIEVASCDDIPGGSSKIVGEGGRLLSGGQRQRVALARAIAFDPEVLVLQDPTTAVDSVTEQNIAQQVAAHRAGKVTIVFSEAPAWSAVADQHVEAAALREVMK, translated from the coding sequence GTGCAACAAACGAAATCCACACCTTTAGATAGGTATAAAAACCTCCCCGGGCCCGGCGCGCGACCGTCCAAGATGCCGGCGTTGGATGCCAAATTATGGACTCTCAAAGTGGCGTTGTCGCAGCGGCCGTGGAGCTTTGTGGCGTCTGCTGGCATGGCGGCGTCTTTTATCTGCAATGGGTTAACGCCTGTGATTGTGGGTAAGGCGGTGGATGAGGCTATTGGCACGAGCGATCTGCAGCGATTGTGGTTCTGGATTGCCATGTTGGCGGTTCTTTTCTTAACGGCGATGACGGTGAACTGGATTGCTCGGTACATGTTGGTGCGGAGCCAGCAGTTGGTCAGCCATGATTTGCGCATGTTGGTGACTGATCGGATTCAAGATCCGCGTGGTTTTGCTGGAAAAGAGCGCACTGCGGGTGGATTGTTGTCGATTGCGTCATCGGATACGCAGCGGGTGGGCGATATCGTCATGATGACGGTGTTCCCGGTGGCGGAATTGGCGTCGATTATTTATGGCGCCGTGGTGATGTACAGCATTAATCCGTGGTTGAGTGTGGCTGTGCTGATTGGTGGACCGCTGCTGGTTGTGGTGGCTATTCAGGTCTCAAAGCCGTTGCAGAAGCGTTCGGGTGCTCGTCAGCAGGCGGTGGCACAGGCTGCGGCTACTGCAACTGATGTGGTGCAGGGCTTGAGAATTTTGAAGGGTTTGGGCGCGATTGTCACGGTGCGCCGTCGGTACGAGGCGATTTCTGGTGAGGCTTATCGGAAGACGGTTCATGCGGATGCTGCGGAAGCTCGCTTGAATGGTGTCACCGATGCGGCGGGCGCCATCTTTGTGTCCGCGTTGGGTATTGGAGCAGGATTTTTGGCGCTGCAAGGTCAGATGAGTATTGGTGATTTGATCACGGTTGTGGGACTCACACAGTTTTTGATCATGCCGATGACCATGCTTGGTCGAAATGTGGCATCGCGCTGGGCATCGGCGGAGGCGTCGGCAAAGCGTATTAGGGGAGTGCTCGGTGCTGATTTTGAGAGAGTGTCTGCGCATGATGCGGACAAGGCTGAGGAGATTATCCAACAACTTGCCAAAGGTTTGACGGTTATTCGAGGCACTGATGAGCAGCTCGTTGAGGTATTAGAGCAGTTGCCACGTACTCGGGTGATTGTGGCTCCTCATGCGGCGGATCTTTTTGATCAAAGTGTCAGGGACAATGTGCATCCCGTGGCAGAGGTCGCGGAGAAAGCCATTGAAGTTGCCTCCTGTGACGATATTCCAGGTGGTAGTTCCAAGATTGTGGGCGAGGGTGGACGGTTGCTCTCGGGTGGTCAGCGTCAGCGCGTTGCACTGGCTCGGGCGATTGCTTTTGATCCAGAGGTGTTGGTGCTTCAAGATCCCACAACGGCAGTGGATTCTGTGACGGAGCAAAACATTGCTCAGCAAGTGGCAGCACACCGTGCAGGAAAAGTGACCATTGTGTTTAGTGAGGCACCCGCGTGGAGTGCGGTGGCTGATCAACACGTTGAGGCAGCTGCTTTGCGGGAGGTTATGAAATGA
- a CDS encoding GyrI-like domain-containing protein: protein MYLLNPPVTEPEILTVNEIPTVVAVFDNHPMNDMPAAFDQTYQVLFPTLGAKGIAPIGPGFALYTSEPTDTVSFEVGIPVSQPLEGDVSAANGIVLKNSVVPAGKIARISHIGSFDGLSQAWGSFVEALESAGHEIDMPCWEVYVTEPSPDMDPATLQTDLYVLLK, encoded by the coding sequence ATGTACCTGTTGAATCCACCAGTCACTGAACCCGAGATCCTCACTGTCAACGAGATTCCGACCGTCGTCGCTGTCTTTGACAACCACCCCATGAACGACATGCCCGCAGCATTCGATCAAACCTACCAAGTGCTCTTCCCCACCTTGGGTGCCAAGGGCATCGCGCCAATTGGCCCCGGATTTGCTCTGTACACCTCCGAACCAACTGACACCGTCAGCTTTGAAGTGGGCATCCCAGTCAGCCAACCACTTGAGGGAGATGTTTCAGCCGCCAACGGCATCGTGCTGAAAAACTCAGTGGTCCCTGCCGGAAAAATTGCGCGAATCAGCCACATCGGCTCATTCGACGGACTGAGCCAAGCATGGGGTTCATTCGTGGAAGCTCTTGAATCTGCAGGCCATGAGATCGATATGCCTTGTTGGGAGGTCTATGTCACCGAGCCTTCCCCCGACATGGATCCCGCAACACTCCAAACTGATCTATACGTCCTGTTGAAGTAG
- a CDS encoding cation:proton antiporter codes for MTILFMLITLLLATVIVVAIGDKTGLPWPALMTIVAAGGALLPFLPEFTIPADLMLPIFIPPLLWALARKSSWAVIRSQMSTIITMSVLLVFVTIAALTGASMLLLPGIGLAGAIMLAAAIAPPDPVAVDAVAEPAGIPKRITTTLQTEGLFNDAASIVAFHVALAALVAGEDLSWSTGVLEFLWSCLAAVILGLVIGRAAAWFTDHVSSVEARNAFTWVLPFAIYVVAEEIGGSGVIAIVIAAVEMNSRASIGAEDRLTGSAFWGTIEVLFTGVAFGLIGLNVRAAIDEVGSELWHAVVVGIVLSVVAIVVRGVWMFAAYKRNRFKIDKKGATNSSLRAPLRLQESLLMTWAGMRGLVTLALVLSIPEDIFPYHHELQVIALVVLLITMVGPGLTLPWLMRKLSLDKGPDAAGDESIAALTERAHKAATTYLVDTTELPMEQMVAIKNWFSQEIDADELQENVDKLHQRAHHARVGAIKAAQEELLKARRERGVNPAYVDEVLTNIDRMLVAAER; via the coding sequence ATGACGATATTGTTCATGCTCATTACATTGCTGCTCGCCACCGTGATTGTGGTGGCCATCGGCGATAAAACCGGACTCCCCTGGCCTGCTTTGATGACTATTGTCGCCGCAGGTGGAGCGTTGTTGCCATTTTTGCCGGAATTTACTATCCCGGCCGATCTGATGTTGCCTATTTTCATTCCGCCGCTGCTGTGGGCGCTGGCGAGGAAGTCATCGTGGGCGGTGATTAGGTCGCAGATGTCTACCATCATCACGATGTCGGTGTTGTTGGTGTTCGTGACCATCGCGGCACTCACGGGTGCATCCATGCTGTTGCTTCCTGGCATTGGTCTTGCTGGTGCGATCATGTTGGCTGCGGCTATTGCTCCACCGGATCCTGTTGCTGTTGATGCAGTGGCGGAACCTGCGGGAATCCCGAAGCGCATCACCACCACTTTGCAGACGGAGGGTCTGTTTAATGATGCAGCCAGCATCGTGGCGTTCCATGTGGCTTTAGCTGCCCTGGTCGCTGGTGAGGATTTGTCCTGGTCAACGGGTGTTTTGGAATTCTTGTGGTCGTGTCTTGCTGCCGTTATTTTGGGCTTGGTTATTGGCCGGGCGGCTGCGTGGTTTACCGATCACGTGAGTTCCGTTGAGGCTCGAAATGCGTTTACGTGGGTGCTGCCGTTTGCCATTTATGTGGTGGCGGAAGAAATCGGCGGTTCGGGCGTTATCGCCATTGTGATCGCTGCAGTGGAGATGAATTCGAGGGCGTCGATTGGTGCGGAGGATCGTCTAACGGGTTCTGCGTTCTGGGGAACCATTGAGGTGCTGTTTACTGGCGTTGCCTTTGGTTTGATCGGCCTGAATGTGCGCGCTGCGATTGATGAAGTTGGATCTGAGCTGTGGCATGCCGTGGTCGTGGGCATTGTGCTCTCGGTGGTGGCGATCGTTGTCCGTGGTGTGTGGATGTTCGCGGCGTATAAGCGCAATCGTTTCAAGATCGATAAGAAGGGTGCGACCAATAGTTCATTGCGGGCGCCTCTTCGACTGCAGGAATCGTTGCTGATGACGTGGGCGGGCATGCGCGGTTTGGTGACGTTGGCGCTGGTGCTGTCTATTCCGGAGGATATTTTCCCGTATCACCACGAGTTGCAGGTCATTGCGCTGGTCGTTCTCTTAATCACCATGGTGGGCCCTGGTTTGACGTTGCCGTGGCTGATGCGGAAGCTCAGCTTGGATAAGGGTCCCGATGCTGCGGGCGATGAGAGTATCGCCGCGCTGACAGAGAGGGCTCACAAGGCCGCAACAACGTATTTGGTGGATACCACGGAGTTGCCGATGGAGCAGATGGTGGCGATCAAGAATTGGTTCTCGCAAGAAATTGACGCTGATGAACTGCAGGAGAACGTCGATAAGCTGCATCAGCGCGCGCATCATGCGCGTGTCGGGGCAATTAAGGCGGCCCAGGAGGAGCTGTTGAAGGCGCGGCGGGAGCGCGGCGTTAATCCGGCCTATGTTGATGAGGTGTTGACCAACATTGACCGGATGCTTGTTGCGGCTGAACGCTAG
- a CDS encoding YchJ family protein: MDFELGKRCPCGTGLTYGECCYRFHSGEWVAPTAEALMRSRFTAFAVGNSQYLLDTWDPETRPSELGLDMGIDFYRLDILETTGGGPFDSTGTVKFQAFYKGLASGVQEEDSTFRKVNGAWVYSTGDVD; the protein is encoded by the coding sequence GTGGATTTTGAGTTGGGTAAACGCTGCCCCTGCGGAACTGGCCTTACCTACGGTGAGTGCTGCTACCGCTTTCACTCCGGCGAATGGGTGGCCCCCACCGCTGAAGCGCTCATGCGATCTCGGTTCACCGCCTTTGCTGTTGGAAATTCCCAGTACCTTCTTGACACTTGGGATCCAGAAACCCGGCCAAGCGAACTCGGCCTCGATATGGGAATTGATTTCTACCGCCTCGACATCCTCGAGACCACCGGCGGTGGACCCTTCGATTCCACCGGCACCGTAAAATTCCAAGCCTTCTACAAGGGGCTCGCCTCCGGCGTCCAAGAAGAAGACTCCACATTCCGCAAGGTCAACGGCGCGTGGGTCTATTCCACAGGAGATGTCGACTAG
- a CDS encoding class I SAM-dependent methyltransferase: protein MNDPAHPPIPPVSKRDAPAFSDLQHRATSASAFTQGSTTYHDVRPGYPAEAVELARGFGRVLDVGAGTGKLTSELTADQVLALDPSMDMLRVFRSALPAVPCWQATAEHTGIRDNAVDLITCAQTWHWVDVTAASAEFDRVIAPEGAVLLVWNNLDTSIAWVHRLSRIMHAGDVLKPGFTPETAAPWIIDREIRTTWNQHLTPEEIIQLAHTRSYWLNASEKIKERVDQNLQWYLYEHLGFSPDNPVELPYRCDAFLLSRSGTLAGRSSNL, encoded by the coding sequence ATGAATGATCCAGCTCATCCCCCAATTCCACCAGTATCAAAACGAGACGCTCCGGCGTTTAGCGATCTTCAACATCGAGCAACCAGCGCCAGCGCTTTTACCCAAGGCAGCACGACTTATCACGATGTCCGACCTGGATATCCGGCTGAGGCCGTGGAGTTAGCCCGTGGGTTTGGCCGAGTCCTGGATGTCGGTGCAGGTACCGGAAAACTAACCAGTGAGCTAACAGCTGATCAGGTCCTAGCCCTTGATCCAAGCATGGACATGTTGCGGGTGTTTCGCTCCGCGCTTCCGGCGGTTCCCTGCTGGCAAGCGACAGCAGAACACACAGGAATACGTGACAACGCGGTTGATCTGATTACGTGCGCACAAACGTGGCATTGGGTTGACGTGACGGCTGCCTCAGCGGAATTTGATCGGGTGATTGCACCTGAGGGTGCAGTCCTGCTCGTGTGGAATAACCTGGACACCTCCATCGCGTGGGTACACCGACTCAGTCGCATTATGCATGCCGGCGATGTACTCAAGCCGGGATTCACCCCAGAAACCGCAGCTCCCTGGATAATTGATCGAGAAATTCGCACCACGTGGAATCAGCACCTCACCCCTGAAGAAATCATCCAGCTCGCTCACACGAGGTCCTACTGGTTAAACGCGTCAGAGAAAATCAAAGAGCGTGTTGATCAGAACCTTCAGTGGTATCTCTACGAGCATTTGGGTTTCAGTCCCGACAATCCAGTGGAACTTCCCTATCGCTGTGATGCATTTTTACTTTCACGTTCCGGTACCCTGGCAGGCAGATCTTCCAATCTTTAG
- a CDS encoding ABC transporter ATP-binding protein has translation MRFPLASLPQVRREVARQVGRIPRAKWWFLGALVLLSAGAYASVLVPQVLGRIVDLVSDGAQMRDFVELSVILIAVAIAGAVLSACGFYVVSRISEKIIANLREDMVGTALGLPTHQVEDAGSGDLVSRSTDDVSELSAAVTETVPILSSSLFTIAATIIALFSLDWQFVLIPVVVAPVYYFASKHYLSKAPDRYAAERAAMAERARKVLEAIRGRATVRAYSMEDAMHNQIDQASWSVVVKGIRARTTMLILNMWMLFAEFLMLAVALVIGYKLVIDDALTIGAVTGAVLMIIRLRGPMNMFMRVLDTIQSGYASLARIVGVVADPPIPVPDSGVKAPQGKVELRNVSFSYGDSWAVKDIDITINSGETVALVGASGAGKTTVAALLAGLRVPDQGQVLVDDFPVSHLSDRERIARLAMVSQEVHVFSGTLRQDLTLAKPDASDEELAHALGQVNALDWLESLPEGLDTVVGARGIQLEPVVAQQLALARVLLLNPAIVIMDEATAEAGSAGASALEEAADAVSKNRSALVVAHRLDQASRADQILVMDKGEVVESGTHQELLDHGGIYQRLWTAWSVGR, from the coding sequence ATGCGCTTTCCGTTGGCCAGCCTGCCGCAAGTGCGGCGCGAGGTGGCCCGGCAGGTGGGTCGTATTCCGCGGGCGAAGTGGTGGTTTTTAGGCGCGCTGGTGTTGCTGAGTGCGGGCGCTTATGCGTCGGTGCTGGTGCCGCAGGTGCTGGGGCGGATTGTGGATCTGGTGTCCGATGGCGCGCAGATGCGTGATTTTGTTGAGCTCAGTGTGATTCTCATTGCGGTGGCAATTGCCGGCGCGGTGCTCAGTGCGTGCGGGTTCTATGTGGTGTCGCGGATTTCTGAGAAGATTATCGCCAATTTGAGGGAAGATATGGTGGGCACCGCGCTTGGGTTGCCCACGCACCAGGTGGAAGATGCGGGCTCTGGCGATTTGGTGAGCCGCTCCACCGATGATGTCTCCGAGCTATCCGCAGCGGTGACAGAGACCGTCCCGATTTTAAGTTCCTCACTGTTTACCATTGCCGCGACGATCATTGCGCTGTTTTCTTTGGACTGGCAATTTGTGCTCATTCCTGTCGTGGTGGCGCCGGTGTACTACTTCGCGTCCAAGCACTATTTGAGCAAGGCGCCGGATCGGTATGCGGCAGAACGCGCGGCGATGGCGGAGCGTGCGCGAAAGGTACTTGAGGCTATTCGCGGGCGTGCAACTGTGCGGGCGTATTCCATGGAAGATGCCATGCATAATCAGATTGATCAGGCGTCGTGGTCTGTGGTGGTCAAGGGTATTCGTGCGCGCACCACCATGTTGATTTTGAACATGTGGATGCTGTTTGCGGAATTCCTCATGCTCGCGGTCGCGTTGGTGATCGGCTACAAGCTGGTCATTGATGATGCGCTGACGATCGGCGCGGTTACCGGTGCCGTGCTGATGATTATTCGTCTGCGTGGCCCGATGAATATGTTCATGCGCGTGCTCGACACCATTCAATCCGGCTATGCGTCGCTGGCGCGCATCGTGGGAGTTGTTGCGGATCCGCCGATTCCTGTGCCCGACAGCGGTGTGAAAGCACCTCAGGGCAAAGTGGAATTGCGCAACGTCAGCTTTAGCTATGGCGATTCCTGGGCGGTGAAAGACATCGACATCACGATCAATTCCGGCGAAACTGTCGCGCTCGTGGGCGCATCTGGCGCAGGTAAGACGACGGTCGCCGCCTTGCTGGCGGGCTTGCGGGTGCCAGATCAAGGGCAAGTGCTTGTCGACGACTTCCCCGTCTCTCACCTCTCTGACCGCGAGCGTATCGCCCGCTTGGCCATGGTCAGCCAGGAGGTTCATGTTTTCTCCGGCACGCTGCGCCAGGATCTCACCTTGGCTAAACCAGATGCCTCCGATGAGGAATTAGCGCATGCTCTTGGGCAAGTTAATGCCCTTGACTGGTTGGAGAGTCTTCCAGAAGGACTGGACACGGTCGTTGGTGCGCGAGGAATCCAGCTAGAACCAGTGGTGGCTCAGCAGTTGGCGTTGGCCCGGGTGTTGTTGCTCAATCCGGCGATCGTCATCATGGATGAAGCCACGGCAGAAGCAGGATCGGCGGGTGCCAGCGCACTGGAAGAGGCTGCAGATGCAGTGAGCAAGAACCGTTCCGCATTGGTGGTGGCGCACCGGTTGGATCAGGCATCGCGGGCTGATCAGATTCTGGTGATGGATAAGGGGGAGGTTGTGGAATCCGGTACTCACCAGGAGTTATTGGATCACGGGGGTATTTATCAGCGTCTGTGGACTGCGTGGAGTGTCGGAAGATAG